The Amycolatopsis sp. DG1A-15b genome contains the following window.
GGGCAAGCGATTCGTCGTGAAGGCGACCAACCGGGTCGCCAAGGTGACCGACGTCCGCCCCGACGGCTGGGTGACGCTCCAGTACGAACTGGAGCGGACGGCCGGCGGCCGGAGCAAGAGCTCCGAAGGGCGGCCGGCCTTCCCGGTGCTCAAGTTCCTCGCCAACACCCCGAACGGCGGCCCCGAACTCGCCCCGGCCGAAGGCGGCGCGAACCAGACGCAGTACACGATCGACGGCAAGACGCTGCGGCCCGAGTACCACGACGTCCGCGCGGTCTTCTACGGCGGTTCCCACAAGTACAGCGGCCACGACGCGGCCAAGATCGCCGCGGTGATGCGCCCCGACGGGCTGACGTTCACCTGCCCGGGCGTCCCGTTCCTCGGCATCGCCCCGCACGTCGCCGCCCGCGTCAAGCCGAACAACGACGACAACTACGCGCTGGACCACAAGAAGGCCGTGGCCGGGCACTGGAACACCCAGGGCCGGGCCAAGGGCCAGACCGATCGCTCGCAGTTCTACGCGGATCCGGGCAATCTCGAGGTCCTGTGCGCGTCGTGCAACAGCAAGAAGGGCTCCAAGGACGCCGACACGGGCGCGGCCGACCGGTACCGCAAGGACGTGGAGATCCCGGGCTTCACCGGCCCCGACGGCAAGTCGTGAGGGCAGCTGTCACGGGCGAGGAGAGGCCGTGGCCCCTCAGGTCGAAGGCCACCACGTCGTGGTCGCGGCGCAGGAGCCTGACCCTCGTGCGGAGCTAGACCTCTTCTTCGCCCTCTTCCTCACGCTGCACGAACGTCTGCGCCATCTTCTCCTCTTCGCCTTCTTCGGCCTCGGGAGCTTCCTCCCGCTGAACGGCCGCCGAATCGTCCGAAGAAGAAGCGTGCCCACCGTCCTCGCACCGCTGGACCGCGGGCCCGGCCGGGGCGGGCGACGACATCAGCCGGTCCGCGTTCGCCACGGCTTCGCGCTCGAAGCGGTCCGAAGGATCCGACACCTTCACCCCGCCTCCGGCGTCCGTCCCGTCCACCGGCCCGCTCCGCTGCTGCACCACGTGCGTCAGCTCGTGCGCCAGCATGTGCTTGCCGGAATCCGAAGCCGGGTCGAACTTGTCCCGCTGGAAAACGATGTTGGACCCCACCGTGTACGCCTGCGCGTTCACCGACTTCGCCGAGTCGTGCGCCGCCGCGTCCGTGTGGACCCGGACGTCGCCGAAGTCGTGGCCGAAGCGGGTCTCCATGTCCGCGCGGGTCGCGGTGTCCAACGGCGAGCCGCCGCCGGAACCGACGACGTCGTGGACCGGCGAGCGCTCCTCCTCCACCAGCGAAGACGTCCCCGCGTTGCCCACCGCGCGCTGCAAGCCCAGCATGCCCGCCGGGCCCAGGACGTCGGTGCGGCCGGCCGCGGCCGCCCGGCCCAGGAGGTCGTGGTCGTCCCGCTCGATGCGGTCGCCTTTCGGCCGCAGGACCGGGTCGAGGTCGTTGTCGTGACTTTGCCCGCGCATGTCCGCTCCCTCCGCCGCCCGTAAAGCTTGCCCCGCCGCCGCGCCGCGCGCCAGACTGCGCCGCCCATCCGGAAGGGCAGCGAACCCTGCCCCTACGGGCAGCTCAGCCGTCCGTCACCATCGCCAGGTAGGGCCCGAACTCGCGGTCGAGGCAGAGCCGGCCCAGCTTGCGGTACTCCCGCGCCACCGCGCCGACCAGGTCGCTCATCGCCACCGGGCGGCCCGCCTCGGCGGCCAGGTACGCGCCGGTGACCGCGGCCGAGCGGATGTGCCCGCCCGCCAGTTCGAACGCTTCGGCGAGGAACCCCAGGTCCAGGTCCGTCCCGCGCGGCATCCGCACGCCCAGGCAGCGGTCCCACAGCCGGTGCCGGAGTTCGACGTCCGGCAGCGGGAAGTCGACGATGACGTCGAGCCGCCGGGTGAAGGCCTCGTCGAGGTTCGCCCGCAGGTTCGTGGCCAGCACCGCGATCCCGTCGAACGTCTCCATCCGCTGCAGCAGGTACGCGCTTTCGATGTTGGCGTACCGGTCGTGCGCGTCACGGACCTCGGACCGCTTGCCGAAGATCGCGTCCGCCTCGTCGAAGAGCAGGACGCCGTTGACCCCGGACGCCTCGGTGAAGATCCGCTCCAGGTTCTTCTCCGTCTCGCCGACGTACTTGTCGACCACGGTCGCCAGGTTCACGGTGTAGAGGTCCAGCCCGAGCGACGAGGCGATCACCTCGGCGGACATCGTCTTGCCGGTCCCCGAATCCCCCGCGAAGAGCCCGGTGACACCCCGGCCGCGGCCGCCGCCCGGGCGCATCCGCCAGTCGTCGAGCACCTGGTCGCGGTAGCGCGCCCGGGCCGCGAGTTCGTCCAGCAGGGACAGCACACCCGCCGACAGCACCAGGTCCGCCCAGCCGACGACCGGTTCGATCCGCCGCGCGAGCCGTTGCAGGCCGGCGGCGTTCTGGCTGCGCGCCCCCGCCCGGACGTGGGCCGTGCGGACCAGGCCGTCGTCGTCGGCGAGTGCGGTCACCGACGCGGCCTTCGCCGCGCGGGCGATCTGCCCGGGTCCCAAGACGAAGTGGGCGGTCGCCTCCCCGGGGTCGACGTCCGGGGCGAGCCGGCCGTCGAGGCGGCTGCGCCAGAGTTCCGCGCGGGCGGCGCCGGACAGCGGCATGGCGTCGAGCTGCAGCGGCGGCGTCGCGCTCCAGCGCGGGTCCCAGGCGCCGGTGCCGTGCGCCACCAGCGGGATCGCCGGGTGCGCCAGCTCCTCCAGCCGCGGGTCCTCGACCGGGCCCAGCACGATCCCGGCGCCGCGCAGCAGCGCCTCGCGCCGCAGCGACGCGGTGAGCTCGGCGTGGCCGGGTTCGGCCTGCCAGCGCGCCGCGTCCACCACCAGCGCCGGGTACCC
Protein-coding sequences here:
- a CDS encoding DUF4157 domain-containing protein, giving the protein MRGQSHDNDLDPVLRPKGDRIERDDHDLLGRAAAAGRTDVLGPAGMLGLQRAVGNAGTSSLVEEERSPVHDVVGSGGGSPLDTATRADMETRFGHDFGDVRVHTDAAAHDSAKSVNAQAYTVGSNIVFQRDKFDPASDSGKHMLAHELTHVVQQRSGPVDGTDAGGGVKVSDPSDRFEREAVANADRLMSSPAPAGPAVQRCEDGGHASSSDDSAAVQREEAPEAEEGEEEKMAQTFVQREEEGEEEV
- a CDS encoding ATP-binding protein is translated as MSLEYLFERLARLEQRIRDAVGSRRAADPNPDDPFRGLYLSNETIDALLEGLREPFTPFTDSVPDGRLRPLAERAGLTGVDVELLLVALAPDLDSRFEQFYGYLNDDVTRRRASAGLALRLCGLPEASAAGRARLDADSPLVTCGLLTVGEDERPFLSRTLRVPDRVVNHLLGDDRLAPELAGCAHLGTELVEVPGRERLARAIRGRVGLVYLKEQPGGGAEELGVGALAAAGYPALVVDAARWQAEPGHAELTASLRREALLRGAGIVLGPVEDPRLEELAHPAIPLVAHGTGAWDPRWSATPPLQLDAMPLSGAARAELWRSRLDGRLAPDVDPGEATAHFVLGPGQIARAAKAASVTALADDDGLVRTAHVRAGARSQNAAGLQRLARRIEPVVGWADLVLSAGVLSLLDELAARARYRDQVLDDWRMRPGGGRGRGVTGLFAGDSGTGKTMSAEVIASSLGLDLYTVNLATVVDKYVGETEKNLERIFTEASGVNGVLLFDEADAIFGKRSEVRDAHDRYANIESAYLLQRMETFDGIAVLATNLRANLDEAFTRRLDVIVDFPLPDVELRHRLWDRCLGVRMPRGTDLDLGFLAEAFELAGGHIRSAAVTGAYLAAEAGRPVAMSDLVGAVAREYRKLGRLCLDREFGPYLAMVTDG